The proteins below come from a single Kryptolebias marmoratus isolate JLee-2015 unplaced genomic scaffold, ASM164957v2 Scaffold30, whole genome shotgun sequence genomic window:
- the amph gene encoding amphiphysin isoform X4, which yields MAEIKTGIFAKNVQKRLNRAQEKVLQKLGKADETKDEQFEQVVVNFKRQESEGSRLQREMKAYMSAIKGMQQASINLTQSLHEVYEPDWHGKEDIVTIGKDCDALWEDFHNKLVDSTLLNLDAYLQEFPDLKMRVAKRSRKLIDYDSARHHLETLQVSGMKNDRKVMKAEEELKKAQKVFDELDVGLQDELPTLWDRRVGFYISTFKSVTTLEARFHREISQVCRELYEVMTKLGEQHSDKIFTIQGAPSDSGPLRLARTPSPPEDESPPESPDAGSNHMLRPISPGPPRPKSPTQLKKGPPVPPPPKVTPTKEVAEEQIIDLFGGEFLPAPSPSLPNERPGESLLDLDFDAFQPDESVSPIPQTAVPWDMWSANAEASQPQVADAGFVADWSADFGSMPTNEDAAAQEVPAEELEGEHGSVQGVGQGWHQSESFQLGGNAITSSQDSEPKAVEDEDTSAPSFFAEFDKMSEVKSESTETPEASETQMVDKQDIPSAFPAGAEESKSPPGEDPPVEGEGSQAAEVKEHETPLVDEEEKPKCPDNLKEKSDIPAEEIKTSLGEAALSEKMPIPSVVIEPASSNEGDDDRDVDIISPTNISDNGVTTESIKHMSPSGGTSGLPDDFVYKVETMHDFEAANSDELDLKRGDVVLVVPTASVEDQDAGWLTGIKESDWLTLGVGAQRGLFPENFTQRLL from the exons tctGAAGGTTCGCGTCTGCAGAGGGAGATGAAGGCCTACATGTCTGCCATTAAAG GAATGCAGCAGGCCTCTATCAATCTGACTCAGTCTCTGCATGAAGTCTATGAACCGGACTGGCATGGCAAGGAAGACATTGTGACTATTGGGAAG GACTGTGATGCATTGTGGGAAGACTTCCACAACAAGCTGGTGGACTCAACTCTGTTGAACCTGGATGCATATCTGCAAGAGTTTCCAGATCTcaag ATGCGTGTGGCAAAACGAAGTCGGAAACTCATTGACTATGACAGCGCTCGTCATCATTTAGAAACTCTGCAGGTGTCTGGGATGAAGAACGACCGCAAAGTGATGAAG gcagAAGAGGAGCTGAAAAAGGCTCAGAAAGTCTTTGACGAGTTGGACGTCGGTCTGCAGGATGAGCTGCCGACTCTCTGGGACCG ccGAGTCGGTTTTTACATCAGCACTTTTAAGAGTGTGACGACTCTGGAGGCAAGGTTTCATCGAGAGATCTCACAG GTATGCAGGGAGCTATATGAGGTCATGACAAAGCTGGGAGAACAACATTCTGACAAAATATTCACCATCCAAGGAGCCCCGAG TGATTCTGGACCACTGCGTCTTGCCAGAACTCCATCACCACCAGAAGATGAGAGTCCACCTGAGAGTCCAGATGCTGGCTCCAATCACATGCTCCGCCCCATCTCACCTGGACCACCACGGCCCAAATCCCCAACACAG CTGAAAAAGGGACCACCAGTTCCTCCTCCACCTAAAGTCACACCCACCAAAGAAGTGGCAGAAGAGCAGATTATTGACCTGTTTGGTGGAGAATTTCTACCTGCTCCATCTCCGTCActg CCCAACGAGCGACCAGGAGAATCTCTCCTCGATCTCGACTTTGATGCTTTCCAGCCGGATGAAAGTGTCTCACCTATACCTCAG acagCTGTACCTTGGGACATGTGGTCG GCTAATGCTGAAGCCTCTCAGCCT CAGGTTGCAGATGCAGGATTTGTTGCTGACTGGTCAGCTGATTTTGGTTCAATGCCAACGAATGAAGATGCTGCTGCCCAAGAGGTTCCTGCTGAAGAGCTGGAAGGGGAGCATGGCAGTGTTCAGGGTGTTGGTCAAGGCTGGCACCAGTCTGAGAGTTTCCAGTTAGGCGGAAATGCAATTACTTCTTCACAGGACAGTGAGCCCAAAGCAGTGGAAGATGAG GATACTTCTGCTCCATCATTTTTTGCAGAATTTGATAAAATG agCGAAGTTAaaagtgaatcgactgaaactCCTGAAGCATCAGAGACACAAATGGTTGATAAACAAGATATACCTTCAGCATTCCCTGCTGGAGCAGAGGAGTCTAAAAGTCCACCTGGTGAGGATCCACCAGTGGAAGGAGAAGGTTCTCAAGCTGCTGAGGTCAAGGAACATGAAACTCCTCTTGttgatgaagaagaaaaaccaaaaTGTCCAGACAATCTTAAGGAGAAGTCAGAT ATTCCTGCTGAAGAGATTAAAACATCTTTGGGTGAAGCAGCTTTGTCG GAGAAGATGCCGATTCCCTCCGTTGTAATCGAACCTGCTTCTAGTAATGAAGGTGATGATGATCGTGACGTTGACATCATTTCTCCTACAAACATCAGCGATAACGGTGTGACGACTGAAAGCATCAAACACATGAGTCCATCCGGTGGAACATCTGGACTTCCTGATGACTTCGTCTACAAG GTGGAGACGATGCATGACTTTGAGGCAGCAAACTCTGATGAACTGGACCTGAAGAGAGGTGATGTAGTTTTGGTCGTTCCTACAGCATCAGTTGAAGATCAG GATGCAGGCTGGCTCACAGGGATAAAAGAATCTGATTGGTTGACTCTTGGAGTCGGAGCACAAAGAGGACTCTTCCCTGAAAACTTTACCCAGCGtttgctgtaa
- the amph gene encoding amphiphysin isoform X2 has translation MAEIKTGIFAKNVQKRLNRAQEKVLQKLGKADETKDEQFEQVVVNFKRQESEGSRLQREMKAYMSAIKGMQQASINLTQSLHEVYEPDWHGKEDIVTIGKDCDALWEDFHNKLVDSTLLNLDAYLQEFPDLKMRVAKRSRKLIDYDSARHHLETLQVSGMKNDRKVMKAEEELKKAQKVFDELDVGLQDELPTLWDRRVGFYISTFKSVTTLEARFHREISQVCRELYEVMTKLGEQHSDKIFTIQGAPSDSGPLRLARTPSPPEDESPPESPDAGSNHMLRPISPGPPRPKSPTQLKKGPPVPPPPKVTPTKEVAEEQIIDLFGGEFLPAPSPSLPNERPGESLLDLDFDAFQPDESVSPIPQTAVPWDMWSANAEASQPVADAGFVADWSADFGSMPTNEDAAAQEVPAEELEGEHGSVQGVGQGWHQSESFQLGGNAITSSQDSEPKAVEDEVSSWETSFIHNIHNSAASKEETGWLDLDSDRSSQGDRRKSTPGLIFTNEFGEEIEDSTEDRGDKWSRSLDGSGSEYETAEEWGDGGQGGGWISADDELSFENQAPINTSEERHVAVGHSQTVEPVSPELDMGDKKDQHQQTDLTSDCSNYSETNLKSDLAGQEEKRDLSARTGNSNSSAVDSDPFGESQGGAGFSSDPFAESQGGAGFSSDPFSESQGGAGFSSDPFAESQGGAGFSSDPFAESQGGAGFSSDPFAESQGGAGFSSDPFAESQGGGGFDSNPVIAKERGLEFGPSTETLGLDGGVLIPRNGRSGLDSDPFADKYPEASPGTKGTESNNSSFQDVRDRCTFSSSITQLKSIHGTAPEGNKEVIMPRIHKEPKKSDMSEDEAANQRFGRLYQELDTGKEEDTSAPSFFAEFDKMSEVKSESTETPEASETQMVDKQDIPSAFPAGAEESKSPPGEDPPVEGEGSQAAEVKEHETPLVDEEEKPKCPDNLKEKSDIPAEEIKTSLGEAALSEKMPIPSVVIEPASSNEGDDDRDVDIISPTNISDNGVTTESIKHMSPSGGTSGLPDDFVYKVETMHDFEAANSDELDLKRGDVVLVVPTASVEDQDAGWLTGIKESDWLTLGVGAQRGLFPENFTQRLL, from the exons tctGAAGGTTCGCGTCTGCAGAGGGAGATGAAGGCCTACATGTCTGCCATTAAAG GAATGCAGCAGGCCTCTATCAATCTGACTCAGTCTCTGCATGAAGTCTATGAACCGGACTGGCATGGCAAGGAAGACATTGTGACTATTGGGAAG GACTGTGATGCATTGTGGGAAGACTTCCACAACAAGCTGGTGGACTCAACTCTGTTGAACCTGGATGCATATCTGCAAGAGTTTCCAGATCTcaag ATGCGTGTGGCAAAACGAAGTCGGAAACTCATTGACTATGACAGCGCTCGTCATCATTTAGAAACTCTGCAGGTGTCTGGGATGAAGAACGACCGCAAAGTGATGAAG gcagAAGAGGAGCTGAAAAAGGCTCAGAAAGTCTTTGACGAGTTGGACGTCGGTCTGCAGGATGAGCTGCCGACTCTCTGGGACCG ccGAGTCGGTTTTTACATCAGCACTTTTAAGAGTGTGACGACTCTGGAGGCAAGGTTTCATCGAGAGATCTCACAG GTATGCAGGGAGCTATATGAGGTCATGACAAAGCTGGGAGAACAACATTCTGACAAAATATTCACCATCCAAGGAGCCCCGAG TGATTCTGGACCACTGCGTCTTGCCAGAACTCCATCACCACCAGAAGATGAGAGTCCACCTGAGAGTCCAGATGCTGGCTCCAATCACATGCTCCGCCCCATCTCACCTGGACCACCACGGCCCAAATCCCCAACACAG CTGAAAAAGGGACCACCAGTTCCTCCTCCACCTAAAGTCACACCCACCAAAGAAGTGGCAGAAGAGCAGATTATTGACCTGTTTGGTGGAGAATTTCTACCTGCTCCATCTCCGTCActg CCCAACGAGCGACCAGGAGAATCTCTCCTCGATCTCGACTTTGATGCTTTCCAGCCGGATGAAAGTGTCTCACCTATACCTCAG acagCTGTACCTTGGGACATGTGGTCG GCTAATGCTGAAGCCTCTCAGCCT GTTGCAGATGCAGGATTTGTTGCTGACTGGTCAGCTGATTTTGGTTCAATGCCAACGAATGAAGATGCTGCTGCCCAAGAGGTTCCTGCTGAAGAGCTGGAAGGGGAGCATGGCAGTGTTCAGGGTGTTGGTCAAGGCTGGCACCAGTCTGAGAGTTTCCAGTTAGGCGGAAATGCAATTACTTCTTCACAGGACAGTGAGCCCAAAGCAGTGGAAGATGAGGTTAGCAGCTGGGAAActtcattcattcacaacatTCATAACTCTGCAGCCAGTAAAGAGGAGACCGGATGGCTAGATTTGGACAGTGACAGGTCGAGCCAGGGAGATCGCAGGAAATCTACTCCAGGACTTATTTTCACCAATGAGTTTGGGGAAGAGATAGAGGACAGTACAGAAGACAGAGGAGACAAGTGGTCCAGGTCTCTGGATGGATCTGGGTCTGAATATGAGACTGCTGAAGAGTGGGGTGATGGTGGTCAGGGTGGAGGCTGGATAAGTGCCGATGATGAACTTTCATTTGAAAATCAAGCCCCAATAAACACATCAGAAGAGAGACATGTAGCAGTAGGTCATTCTCAAACAGTAGAACCAGTTTCCCCAGAGCTGGACATGGGGGACAAAAAGGATCAGCACCAACAAACTGATTTGACATCAGATTGCTCAAATTATTCTGAGACTAACCTTAAATCCGACCTTGCAgggcaagaagaaaaaagagattTGTCTGCCAGAACAGGCAATTCAAATTCTTCTGCAGTTGATTCTGATCCATTTGGAGAATCACAGGGAGGAGCTGGGTTTAGTTCTGACCCGTTTGCAGAGTCACAGGGAGGAGCTGGGTTTAGTTCTGACCCGTTTTCAGAGTCACAGGGAGGAGCTGGGTTTAGTTCTGACCCGTTTGCAGAGTCACAGGGAGGAGCTGGGTTTAGTTCTGACCCGTTTGCAGAGTCACAGGGAGGAGCTGGGTTTAGTTCTGACCCGTTTGCAGAGTCACAGGGAGGAGCTGGGTTTAGTTCTGACCCGTTTGCAGAGTCACAGGGGGGAGGTGGATTTGATTCTAATCCAGTTATAGCTAAAGAAAGGGGGTTAGAATTTGGTCCATCAACTGAAACATTAGGTTTGGACGGTGGTGTTCTGATACCCAGAAATGGAAGAAGTGGGTTGGATTCAGACCCCTTTGCCGACAAGTACCCAGAAGCCTCCCCAGGGACTAAAGGTACAGAGTCCAACAACTCATCCTTTCAGGATGTTAGAGACCGCTGTACCTTCAGCTCTTCTATCACTCAACTAAAGTCCATCCATGGAACTGCACcagaaggaaataaagaagttATCATGCCCAGAATTCACAAAGAACCCAAAAAATCAGATATGTCGGAAGATGAGGCTGCAAACCAGAGATTTGGAAGGTTGTACCAAGAGCTAGATACAGGAAAGGAAGAG GATACTTCTGCTCCATCATTTTTTGCAGAATTTGATAAAATG agCGAAGTTAaaagtgaatcgactgaaactCCTGAAGCATCAGAGACACAAATGGTTGATAAACAAGATATACCTTCAGCATTCCCTGCTGGAGCAGAGGAGTCTAAAAGTCCACCTGGTGAGGATCCACCAGTGGAAGGAGAAGGTTCTCAAGCTGCTGAGGTCAAGGAACATGAAACTCCTCTTGttgatgaagaagaaaaaccaaaaTGTCCAGACAATCTTAAGGAGAAGTCAGAT ATTCCTGCTGAAGAGATTAAAACATCTTTGGGTGAAGCAGCTTTGTCG GAGAAGATGCCGATTCCCTCCGTTGTAATCGAACCTGCTTCTAGTAATGAAGGTGATGATGATCGTGACGTTGACATCATTTCTCCTACAAACATCAGCGATAACGGTGTGACGACTGAAAGCATCAAACACATGAGTCCATCCGGTGGAACATCTGGACTTCCTGATGACTTCGTCTACAAG GTGGAGACGATGCATGACTTTGAGGCAGCAAACTCTGATGAACTGGACCTGAAGAGAGGTGATGTAGTTTTGGTCGTTCCTACAGCATCAGTTGAAGATCAG GATGCAGGCTGGCTCACAGGGATAAAAGAATCTGATTGGTTGACTCTTGGAGTCGGAGCACAAAGAGGACTCTTCCCTGAAAACTTTACCCAGCGtttgctgtaa
- the amph gene encoding amphiphysin isoform X3, with amino-acid sequence MAEIKTGIFAKNVQKRLNRAQEKVLQKLGKADETKDEQFEQVVVNFKRQESEGSRLQREMKAYMSAIKGMQQASINLTQSLHEVYEPDWHGKEDIVTIGKDCDALWEDFHNKLVDSTLLNLDAYLQEFPDLKMRVAKRSRKLIDYDSARHHLETLQVSGMKNDRKVMKAEEELKKAQKVFDELDVGLQDELPTLWDRRVGFYISTFKSVTTLEARFHREISQVCRELYEVMTKLGEQHSDKIFTIQGAPSDSGPLRLARTPSPPEDESPPESPDAGSNHMLRPISPGPPRPKSPTQGPPVPPPPKVTPTKEVAEEQIIDLFGGEFLPAPSPSLPNERPGESLLDLDFDAFQPDESVSPIPQTAVPWDMWSANAEASQPQVADAGFVADWSADFGSMPTNEDAAAQEVPAEELEGEHGSVQGVGQGWHQSESFQLGGNAITSSQDSEPKAVEDEVSSWETSFIHNIHNSAASKEETGWLDLDSDRSSQGDRRKSTPGLIFTNEFGEEIEDSTEDRGDKWSRSLDGSGSEYETAEEWGDGGQGGGWISADDELSFENQAPINTSEERHVAVGHSQTVEPVSPELDMGDKKDQHQQTDLTSDCSNYSETNLKSDLAGQEEKRDLSARTGNSNSSAVDSDPFGESQGGAGFSSDPFAESQGGAGFSSDPFSESQGGAGFSSDPFAESQGGAGFSSDPFAESQGGAGFSSDPFAESQGGAGFSSDPFAESQGGGGFDSNPVIAKERGLEFGPSTETLGLDGGVLIPRNGRSGLDSDPFADKYPEASPGTKGTESNNSSFQDVRDRCTFSSSITQLKSIHGTAPEGNKEVIMPRIHKEPKKSDMSEDEAANQRFGRLYQELDTGKEEDTSAPSFFAEFDKMSEVKSESTETPEASETQMVDKQDIPSAFPAGAEESKSPPGEDPPVEGEGSQAAEVKEHETPLVDEEEKPKCPDNLKEKSDIPAEEIKTSLGEAALSEKMPIPSVVIEPASSNEGDDDRDVDIISPTNISDNGVTTESIKHMSPSGGTSGLPDDFVYKVETMHDFEAANSDELDLKRGDVVLVVPTASVEDQDAGWLTGIKESDWLTLGVGAQRGLFPENFTQRLL; translated from the exons tctGAAGGTTCGCGTCTGCAGAGGGAGATGAAGGCCTACATGTCTGCCATTAAAG GAATGCAGCAGGCCTCTATCAATCTGACTCAGTCTCTGCATGAAGTCTATGAACCGGACTGGCATGGCAAGGAAGACATTGTGACTATTGGGAAG GACTGTGATGCATTGTGGGAAGACTTCCACAACAAGCTGGTGGACTCAACTCTGTTGAACCTGGATGCATATCTGCAAGAGTTTCCAGATCTcaag ATGCGTGTGGCAAAACGAAGTCGGAAACTCATTGACTATGACAGCGCTCGTCATCATTTAGAAACTCTGCAGGTGTCTGGGATGAAGAACGACCGCAAAGTGATGAAG gcagAAGAGGAGCTGAAAAAGGCTCAGAAAGTCTTTGACGAGTTGGACGTCGGTCTGCAGGATGAGCTGCCGACTCTCTGGGACCG ccGAGTCGGTTTTTACATCAGCACTTTTAAGAGTGTGACGACTCTGGAGGCAAGGTTTCATCGAGAGATCTCACAG GTATGCAGGGAGCTATATGAGGTCATGACAAAGCTGGGAGAACAACATTCTGACAAAATATTCACCATCCAAGGAGCCCCGAG TGATTCTGGACCACTGCGTCTTGCCAGAACTCCATCACCACCAGAAGATGAGAGTCCACCTGAGAGTCCAGATGCTGGCTCCAATCACATGCTCCGCCCCATCTCACCTGGACCACCACGGCCCAAATCCCCAACACAG GGACCACCAGTTCCTCCTCCACCTAAAGTCACACCCACCAAAGAAGTGGCAGAAGAGCAGATTATTGACCTGTTTGGTGGAGAATTTCTACCTGCTCCATCTCCGTCActg CCCAACGAGCGACCAGGAGAATCTCTCCTCGATCTCGACTTTGATGCTTTCCAGCCGGATGAAAGTGTCTCACCTATACCTCAG acagCTGTACCTTGGGACATGTGGTCG GCTAATGCTGAAGCCTCTCAGCCT CAGGTTGCAGATGCAGGATTTGTTGCTGACTGGTCAGCTGATTTTGGTTCAATGCCAACGAATGAAGATGCTGCTGCCCAAGAGGTTCCTGCTGAAGAGCTGGAAGGGGAGCATGGCAGTGTTCAGGGTGTTGGTCAAGGCTGGCACCAGTCTGAGAGTTTCCAGTTAGGCGGAAATGCAATTACTTCTTCACAGGACAGTGAGCCCAAAGCAGTGGAAGATGAGGTTAGCAGCTGGGAAActtcattcattcacaacatTCATAACTCTGCAGCCAGTAAAGAGGAGACCGGATGGCTAGATTTGGACAGTGACAGGTCGAGCCAGGGAGATCGCAGGAAATCTACTCCAGGACTTATTTTCACCAATGAGTTTGGGGAAGAGATAGAGGACAGTACAGAAGACAGAGGAGACAAGTGGTCCAGGTCTCTGGATGGATCTGGGTCTGAATATGAGACTGCTGAAGAGTGGGGTGATGGTGGTCAGGGTGGAGGCTGGATAAGTGCCGATGATGAACTTTCATTTGAAAATCAAGCCCCAATAAACACATCAGAAGAGAGACATGTAGCAGTAGGTCATTCTCAAACAGTAGAACCAGTTTCCCCAGAGCTGGACATGGGGGACAAAAAGGATCAGCACCAACAAACTGATTTGACATCAGATTGCTCAAATTATTCTGAGACTAACCTTAAATCCGACCTTGCAgggcaagaagaaaaaagagattTGTCTGCCAGAACAGGCAATTCAAATTCTTCTGCAGTTGATTCTGATCCATTTGGAGAATCACAGGGAGGAGCTGGGTTTAGTTCTGACCCGTTTGCAGAGTCACAGGGAGGAGCTGGGTTTAGTTCTGACCCGTTTTCAGAGTCACAGGGAGGAGCTGGGTTTAGTTCTGACCCGTTTGCAGAGTCACAGGGAGGAGCTGGGTTTAGTTCTGACCCGTTTGCAGAGTCACAGGGAGGAGCTGGGTTTAGTTCTGACCCGTTTGCAGAGTCACAGGGAGGAGCTGGGTTTAGTTCTGACCCGTTTGCAGAGTCACAGGGGGGAGGTGGATTTGATTCTAATCCAGTTATAGCTAAAGAAAGGGGGTTAGAATTTGGTCCATCAACTGAAACATTAGGTTTGGACGGTGGTGTTCTGATACCCAGAAATGGAAGAAGTGGGTTGGATTCAGACCCCTTTGCCGACAAGTACCCAGAAGCCTCCCCAGGGACTAAAGGTACAGAGTCCAACAACTCATCCTTTCAGGATGTTAGAGACCGCTGTACCTTCAGCTCTTCTATCACTCAACTAAAGTCCATCCATGGAACTGCACcagaaggaaataaagaagttATCATGCCCAGAATTCACAAAGAACCCAAAAAATCAGATATGTCGGAAGATGAGGCTGCAAACCAGAGATTTGGAAGGTTGTACCAAGAGCTAGATACAGGAAAGGAAGAG GATACTTCTGCTCCATCATTTTTTGCAGAATTTGATAAAATG agCGAAGTTAaaagtgaatcgactgaaactCCTGAAGCATCAGAGACACAAATGGTTGATAAACAAGATATACCTTCAGCATTCCCTGCTGGAGCAGAGGAGTCTAAAAGTCCACCTGGTGAGGATCCACCAGTGGAAGGAGAAGGTTCTCAAGCTGCTGAGGTCAAGGAACATGAAACTCCTCTTGttgatgaagaagaaaaaccaaaaTGTCCAGACAATCTTAAGGAGAAGTCAGAT ATTCCTGCTGAAGAGATTAAAACATCTTTGGGTGAAGCAGCTTTGTCG GAGAAGATGCCGATTCCCTCCGTTGTAATCGAACCTGCTTCTAGTAATGAAGGTGATGATGATCGTGACGTTGACATCATTTCTCCTACAAACATCAGCGATAACGGTGTGACGACTGAAAGCATCAAACACATGAGTCCATCCGGTGGAACATCTGGACTTCCTGATGACTTCGTCTACAAG GTGGAGACGATGCATGACTTTGAGGCAGCAAACTCTGATGAACTGGACCTGAAGAGAGGTGATGTAGTTTTGGTCGTTCCTACAGCATCAGTTGAAGATCAG GATGCAGGCTGGCTCACAGGGATAAAAGAATCTGATTGGTTGACTCTTGGAGTCGGAGCACAAAGAGGACTCTTCCCTGAAAACTTTACCCAGCGtttgctgtaa